In Geobacillus kaustophilus, a genomic segment contains:
- a CDS encoding peptidoglycan-binding domain-containing protein, whose translation MYVVDGTGRIYYPSNYTNYLWNGQTLRRGDRNDYVKTLQSWLYKAGFNPGGIDGIYGANTEKAVKEFQKKVGIAADGIAGKQTYQALQKYVRAQMTASRSNSPSNDDHWTGQILREGNRGQAVKDLQDKLQRLGYNIGTIDGVYGKQTTEAVRSFQKANGLEVDGVAGKITYSTIEHILQQKSYYDKKTVIENKYKALENKVHSKDSTWGEVIKSCNYSATS comes from the coding sequence ATGTACGTTGTAGACGGCACTGGTAGAATCTATTATCCGTCGAACTATACGAATTACTTATGGAATGGGCAAACATTGAGGAGGGGAGACAGGAACGATTATGTGAAAACTTTGCAGTCTTGGCTTTATAAAGCTGGATTCAACCCAGGGGGCATTGATGGGATTTATGGAGCCAATACAGAAAAAGCCGTGAAGGAATTTCAAAAGAAGGTTGGAATCGCAGCAGATGGAATTGCAGGAAAACAAACCTATCAGGCTCTGCAAAAGTATGTCAGAGCACAAATGACAGCGTCCCGATCAAACTCACCAAGTAACGATGATCATTGGACAGGTCAAATACTTAGAGAAGGAAATCGGGGACAAGCCGTAAAAGATTTGCAGGATAAGCTTCAGCGATTGGGGTATAACATTGGGACAATTGATGGTGTTTATGGTAAACAAACAACAGAAGCTGTGAGAAGCTTTCAAAAAGCAAATGGATTAGAAGTCGATGGGGTAGCTGGTAAAATCACTTACAGCACTATTGAACATATATTGCAACAAAAAAGTTATTATGATAAAAAGACGGTTATTGAAAATAAGTATAAAGCACTGGAAAATAAGGTTCATTCTAAAGATTCTACGTGGGGAGAAGTGATAAAATCTTGTAACTATTCAGCCACCTCATAA
- the tnpC gene encoding IS66 family transposase — translation MLTVQQAVFTVESLISKVQQQKQLIHQLIQENEHLRQENKQLRKENEQLKYRVQELEARTKKNSSNSHLPPSSDRFEKKRSSREPSGKKPGGREGHEGTTLRQVEHPHHRVVHRVDTCQGCGSSLRDVKPFKVDVRQVFDLPPVTMEVTQHEREVKSCPHCRCVQQAEFPSHVTNHVQYGPRITALVVYLYNIQMIPYQRLRDMMEELYQHPISTGTLVNMVKRGREALEPNMDIIEEALLQSDILHVDETSLRIDGKQAWVHVACTSAYTYLAPHASRGKKATDEIGILPRYKGTMMHDAFGTYPRYTEATHALCHAHHLRDLKGFIEQGHTWAKRMTTFLLNAKQVVEQHGGFLPEEEAKRWEHVYDRILEKANHQLEGMTPLPKKALSFVRRLQKRKEEALRFLREAHVPFDNNQAERDLRMVKVKENISGTFRQETFAQSFCIARSIVSTLTKHEKNVWDSLCLLLTGETIDRVLSAT, via the coding sequence ATGTTGACGGTACAACAAGCTGTATTTACGGTTGAAAGCTTAATCAGCAAAGTCCAACAACAAAAACAGCTCATTCATCAACTCATTCAAGAAAATGAACATTTGCGTCAAGAAAACAAACAGCTACGCAAAGAAAATGAACAACTGAAGTATCGCGTTCAAGAGCTGGAAGCACGCACGAAAAAAAACAGCTCTAATAGCCATCTGCCCCCATCTTCTGACCGTTTTGAGAAAAAGCGTTCCTCCCGCGAGCCGTCTGGCAAAAAGCCTGGCGGACGGGAGGGACATGAGGGAACGACGCTCCGTCAAGTGGAACATCCACATCATCGTGTCGTCCATCGCGTAGATACGTGTCAAGGATGCGGGTCTTCTTTGCGTGACGTAAAACCGTTCAAAGTCGATGTCCGTCAAGTGTTTGATCTGCCTCCCGTGACGATGGAAGTGACACAACATGAACGCGAAGTGAAATCATGTCCACATTGCCGATGCGTGCAACAAGCCGAGTTCCCATCACACGTCACCAATCATGTGCAATATGGTCCACGGATCACGGCGCTTGTCGTGTATTTATACAACATACAAATGATTCCATATCAACGTTTACGTGACATGATGGAAGAGCTATATCAACATCCGATCAGCACAGGAACACTTGTCAATATGGTCAAACGAGGACGCGAAGCACTCGAACCAAACATGGACATCATCGAGGAAGCATTGCTTCAATCGGACATCTTGCATGTCGATGAAACGAGCTTGCGGATCGATGGCAAACAGGCCTGGGTTCATGTCGCCTGTACATCCGCATATACGTACTTAGCTCCTCACGCTTCTCGTGGAAAGAAAGCAACCGATGAAATCGGGATTCTTCCACGATATAAAGGAACGATGATGCATGATGCATTCGGTACATACCCGAGATACACCGAAGCCACACATGCCCTTTGTCATGCCCATCATTTACGTGACTTGAAAGGATTCATCGAACAAGGGCATACATGGGCAAAACGGATGACCACGTTTCTATTAAATGCCAAACAAGTGGTCGAACAACATGGTGGCTTTCTTCCTGAAGAAGAAGCGAAACGTTGGGAGCACGTGTATGATCGCATACTCGAGAAAGCCAACCATCAGTTGGAAGGGATGACACCGTTGCCGAAAAAAGCGCTCTCCTTCGTTCGGCGACTTCAAAAACGAAAGGAAGAAGCGCTGCGCTTTTTGCGTGAAGCCCACGTTCCCTTTGACAACAACCAAGCCGAACGGGATCTTCGCATGGTCAAAGTCAAAGAGAACATCTCGGGTACATTTCGTCAGGAAACGTTCGCGCAGTCGTTTTGCATCGCAAGGAGCATCGTTTCCACACTCACCAAGCACGAAAAAAACGTGTGGGACTCGTTGTGTCTTCTGTTGACAGGCGAAACGATAGATCGTGTTCTTTCCGCTACGTAG
- a CDS encoding DNA-binding protein: MSYHFASKKELEDFIKSEVLGVAETMEILGVTYQRLSKLMESGRITPIKIFQKDKLFFRTDVESLSKELKELRKKYRPYDVE, encoded by the coding sequence GTGTCATATCACTTTGCATCAAAAAAAGAACTCGAGGACTTCATTAAAAGTGAAGTCCTCGGGGTCGCTGAAACAATGGAGATCTTGGGAGTGACATATCAACGACTTAGCAAGTTAATGGAATCAGGAAGAATAACACCAATTAAAATTTTCCAAAAAGACAAGCTGTTTTTTCGGACTGATGTGGAATCCCTTTCCAAAGAGCTAAAGGAACTGCGCAAGAAATACCGACCGTATGATGTGGAATGA
- a CDS encoding RNA-guided endonuclease TnpB family protein produces MPTITLRLELHNPTKVKQGMYERMTEVNTAFANWLLNHPELNQATSKLFKEFSSQRFPSAVVNQTIREVKSQKKNQKTKKFRTLWCCFNNQNVKVEKKGEFYTVSFPTLEKRIGVPVVTRPYQEAWLNRLLDGTAKQGAAKLYKKRKKWYLAIAITFDVKPRHETKVMGVDVGLRYIAVASVGTKSWFFKGNQCAFVRRRYAALRRRLGKAKKLHMIRKIGRKESRWMKDQNHKISRQIVNFALANGVGVIRMEELTGIRKRATSAKEAGRSLHAWAFHQLQTMIAYKAEMAGIRVEWVNPTYTSQTCKCGYREKANRNGIRFRCQRCGYTLHADLNGAINIAKAISGFAV; encoded by the coding sequence ATGCCGACCATCACACTAAGGCTGGAGCTGCACAACCCAACGAAAGTGAAACAGGGCATGTATGAACGGATGACAGAAGTGAATACCGCGTTTGCTAATTGGCTGTTGAATCATCCCGAGCTGAATCAAGCGACGAGCAAACTATTTAAAGAGTTTTCGTCGCAGCGGTTTCCTTCCGCTGTCGTGAATCAGACGATTCGAGAAGTGAAGTCCCAAAAGAAAAACCAGAAAACAAAGAAGTTTCGAACATTATGGTGTTGCTTTAACAATCAAAACGTGAAGGTGGAAAAGAAAGGAGAGTTCTACACGGTTTCCTTCCCCACACTGGAGAAGCGAATTGGCGTGCCGGTCGTCACGCGCCCCTATCAAGAAGCATGGCTGAATCGGCTGCTCGATGGAACCGCTAAACAAGGGGCAGCCAAGCTCTACAAAAAGAGAAAGAAATGGTACTTGGCGATCGCGATCACCTTTGACGTGAAGCCGCGGCACGAAACAAAGGTGATGGGCGTTGACGTTGGGCTTCGCTATATCGCTGTGGCCAGCGTGGGAACGAAATCGTGGTTTTTCAAAGGGAACCAATGCGCCTTTGTACGCCGACGATATGCGGCTTTGCGAAGGAGATTAGGAAAAGCCAAGAAGCTCCATATGATTCGCAAAATCGGCCGTAAAGAGTCCCGCTGGATGAAGGATCAAAATCACAAAATCAGCCGTCAAATCGTGAATTTTGCGCTCGCCAACGGTGTTGGCGTGATTCGAATGGAAGAGTTGACGGGGATTCGCAAGCGGGCAACATCGGCCAAAGAAGCGGGGCGAAGCCTTCATGCTTGGGCGTTTCATCAACTGCAAACGATGATTGCCTATAAGGCGGAAATGGCGGGCATTCGCGTTGAGTGGGTGAATCCAACCTACACGAGCCAAACGTGTAAATGTGGTTATCGAGAGAAAGCGAACCGAAACGGCATCCGCTTTCGATGCCAAAGGTGTGGATACACTCTCCACGCCGACTTGAATGGCGCCATCAACATCGCCAAAGCGATTTCGGGCTTCGCCGTCTAA
- a CDS encoding type II toxin-antitoxin system HicA family toxin — MDPNANTIDKVIAALSFIPSGKVVNGGVKLGKTGEKLLLKMDLQFFGEINSFGKILGKYSDLEQLAKNTSPYELIKYLEKQGWEKEVQPGGRKSGSATIFTDPNTGMVVRIHASPGEGTPYFRVQNKSGNYLDKNGNFPSSATRKELRDLTHFYFGE, encoded by the coding sequence TTGGATCCCAATGCTAATACAATTGATAAAGTTATCGCGGCTTTAAGTTTTATTCCGAGTGGTAAAGTGGTTAACGGAGGAGTTAAACTAGGTAAAACAGGTGAAAAACTATTGTTAAAGATGGACTTGCAATTTTTCGGTGAAATAAATTCTTTTGGGAAAATACTCGGAAAATATTCTGACCTTGAACAACTTGCCAAAAATACTAGTCCATATGAATTGATTAAATATCTTGAAAAACAAGGATGGGAAAAGGAGGTGCAACCTGGTGGTAGAAAAAGTGGTTCGGCCACTATATTTACAGATCCTAACACAGGGATGGTAGTACGTATTCATGCAAGCCCAGGGGAAGGAACGCCTTACTTCAGAGTGCAAAACAAGTCTGGGAATTATCTGGACAAAAACGGTAACTTTCCTTCTAGCGCTACTAGAAAAGAATTAAGAGATTTGACGCATTTTTATTTTGGAGAGTAG